One Panicum virgatum strain AP13 chromosome 9K, P.virgatum_v5, whole genome shotgun sequence genomic region harbors:
- the LOC120647579 gene encoding uncharacterized protein LOC120647579 — MCRATTMEVGRPTPTLDIRAFYLRLSSPAAPVPADLALVYLPAIGGAALGLNGRALPPAAPAEVTLRQVAADAYASADRVAAAEGARFEVYAGKEMAAEGVFRRRGELGWRVECRRAGPGPAPVAVAEVVVLAEGGVLMRDRARATSRRGLACGGGTRLEGIPEEATDLAWGCHCGSCADDEDWEVVSDDGEPWKDEEEDVEVETVRWAMEMGVWAVCLGVGLLATARRFRRKRAFW; from the coding sequence ATGTGCCGCGCCACCACGATGGAGGTCGGCCGCCCGACGCCGACCCTCGACATCCGCGCCTTCTACCTCCGCCTCtcctccccggccgccccgGTGCCGGCGGACCTCGCGCTCGTCTACCTCCCGGCcatcggcggcgccgcgctgggGCTCAACGGCCGCGCgctcccgcccgccgcgcccgcggagGTCACGCTCCGCCAGGTCGCGGCCGACGCCTACGCCAGTGCcgaccgcgtcgccgccgccgagggcgcGCGGTTCGAGGTCTACGCCGGCAAGGAGATGGCGGCCGAGGGCGTCTTCAGGCGCCGCGGGGAGCTGGGCTGGCGCGTCGAGTGCCGCCGGGCGGGCCCGGGCCCGGCCccggtcgcggtggcggaggtggtggtGCTCGCGGAGGGCGGCGTGCTGATGAGGGACAGGGCCAGGGCGACGTCCAGGCGTGGGCTGGCCTGCGGCGGGGGCACCAGGCTGGAGGGGATCCCGGAGGAGGCCACGGACCTCGCCTGGGGGTGCCACTGCGGCTCCTGCGCCGATGATGAGGACTGGGAGGTGGTctccgacgacggcgagccgtggaaggacgaggaggaggacgtggagGTGGAGACGGTGAGGTGGGCGATGGAGATGGGGGTGTGGGCCGTGTGcctcggcgtcggcctgctCGCCACGGCCAGGCGGTTCCGCCGGAAGCGCGCCTTCTGGTGa